From Camelina sativa cultivar DH55 chromosome 7, Cs, whole genome shotgun sequence, one genomic window encodes:
- the LOC104704576 gene encoding mavicyanin-like gives MALLIVALSLIGLVRTSSLYEVGDSNGWTTTMGLDYYKTWSSSKKFYVGDILLFQYNETLIYLNRTGHYYFICGVPGHFESGQKLDVLVVDPINESNSPKPSEDPLEVLPVDDATIATLPYNAASDPCGWNGLIVLST, from the exons ATGGCTTTGTTAATTGTGGCATTGTCACTAATTGGGTTAGTTCGTACTTCATCTCTTTACGAGGTTGGAGACTCCAACGGATGGACAACAACGATGGGTCTTGATTATTACAAGACATGgtcttcttcaaaaaaattctaCGTCGGTGATATACTCCTCTTTCAATACAACGAGACTCTAA TTTACCTTAACCGAACCGGTCACTACTACTTCATATGTGGTGTGCCTGGTCATTTCGAATCTGGTCAGAAGCTTGACGTCCTAGTTGTGGATCCTATTAATGAATCAAACAGTCCTAAGCCTTCAGAGGATCCTCTTGAGGTACTTCCAGTAGATGATGCAACGATCGCAACACTTCCTTACAATGCGGCATCAGATCCTTGTGGGTGGAATG ggTTGATAGTTCTATCTACTTAG